From the Primulina tabacum isolate GXHZ01 chromosome 3, ASM2559414v2, whole genome shotgun sequence genome, one window contains:
- the LOC142538682 gene encoding uncharacterized protein LOC142538682: MARVLEQVQQAPRPQVYVFQQFRRLNPKEFGGTTDPFLAEGWIRSLELHFDYLQMRDGDRARCAIYMLRDDASLWWEAAAHAVDLATLTWARFKELFYGKYFIADVRGRLMREFMSLRQGDLSVAEFIRKFDRGCHFVPMIAGDAAQKLRHFLDEMRPTLCLDVMLMRPAVYDEATAYAF; this comes from the coding sequence ATGGCTAGAGTTTTGGAGCAGGTACAGCAGGCTCCAAGACCGCAGGTGTATGTTTTTCAGCAGTTCCGtcggctcaacccgaaggagttcgggggtactACTGATCCGTTcttagctgagggatggatccgATCTCTAGAGCTTCACTTTGATTATCTGCAGATGAGGGATGGCGACCGGGCCAGGTGCgccatttatatgctgaggGATGATGCGTCCCTATGGTGGGAGGCAGCCGCCCATGCTGTGGACTTGGCCACCCTTACTTGGGCCAGGTTCAAGGAGTTATTCTATGGGAAGTACTTTATAGCGGACGTCAGGGGCCGCCTGATGAGAGAGTTCATGAGCCTTAGACAGGGAGATTTATCTGTGGCAGAGTTCATCCGCAAGTTTGACAGGGGCTGCCACTTTGTGCCCATGATAGCAGGGGATGCCGCccagaagttgaggcatttcctTGATGAAATGAGACCTACTCTTTGCCTAGATGTCATGCTGATGAGGCCGGCAGTttatgatgaggccaccgcCTATGCTTTTTAG